The Candidatus Omnitrophota bacterium genome contains the following window.
GCAGCCCGATGGCCTGCAATATGTATTTAAATATGCTGGATTTTACAGCGGCGGTTTATTATCACACAAAGAAAATAGCCAAGAATTTATTAAAGATTAAATAATGAACGCATTGATTATTTGCATAACTTTGCCTTTTTTGGCAGCACTCTTAATTTTGATTCTTTCTAAGAGGCTTAGGTCAGATTTGCTTACTTTTGCTTTGGGTAGTGCATTCTTTGCCAGCATATTTGTTATTTTCTCGGTAATAAAGCACGGGCAAATATTATTTACGAAATATATTTGTGCATGGTTTAGTTTTTCTTTTATTGCTGATGGATTAAGCGCATTTATGGCTTCTGCATGCGCTCTTGTGTCTTTCTTGATTGTTTTGTATTGCCGGGAAAACAGCGATGCTTATGGAAAACGTTTCTACTTCTGGACGGCTTTACTGGTTGGGAACATGTTAGGTTTAGTGTTTTCCGCAAATTTAATCCTTATGTTATTTTTTTGGGAATTTGCTTCAGTTTGTTCTTGGAGGCTTATTCGCCTAAATAAAGACAAAGAGAGCGTTAAAGCTGCGAGCCGAGCGTTTATTACTAATTTGCTGGGTTTCTTTTTATTATCAGCCGGAATTATTTTAATTTATATTAATTATCATACCTTAGATCTGAATTCTTTAAGGGGGGCAAATTTAACCAATCTTATAGCATTTTTGCTGTTTGCAGGAATTGTTGTAAGAAGTGCGATATTCCCCTTACAGTCTTGGCTGGTGGAAGCTGCAGCTGCTCCAACAGTAGTAGTCGCGTTATTAAGCGCTGTTTTGTTTGTGAAGATGGGCCTTTATGTTTTTGCGCGCGTTTTTAGCCTGACTTTTCTGGAAAGCGCGCTTTTTATAAACATAACGCTTTATTTTAGCGTGGCTACTTTAATTGTTGCAGCAGCTTCTGCGTTGGTGGAAACCAATATAAAAAAGATTTTAGTCTACTCGGTTATCAGCCAGATTGGTTATATTTTAATTGAATTCATAACTCAAAGTACCACATCTTTTAAGGTCGGCTTAATTTATTTGCTGGCTCATTGTCTTGCTGCCGCTGGGTTATTTTTGTGCGCTGGCATAGTGGAGCAAAAAGCTAAGGCATTAAATATAAGCGATCCGGGTTGTTCAGCAAAGAATTTTCCTAAAACCTCTTTGGCATTTCTTTTATGTGCATTCTCGGTTATGGGGCTGCCGCCTTTTATAGGCTTCTGGCCGAAGTTTTTTAGCATCCTTACTTTAATCAGGTCAGGGGAAATATTTGCAGGGGTTGTTGCGATAACCGGAGTATTGTTTACTCTATTTTATCTTATGCGTTTGTATAACAGGTTATTCCTTAGTTCTAATAATGATACTTTAAAAGAGAACAATAATTCAATAATGGTGTGGGTGGTTTTGGCCTTAGGGTTTTTGTGCCTAGTTCTTGGAGTATTTTTCCAGGGGCCATTTAATTTGGTATCTAACTTAATAAAATAATGAAAACCGGACTATTCTTACTTTTTTCCTTGCCTTTATTTCTTGGGTTTTTTATTTTATTGATAAAGCCCGCGAAACACAGGGGCAATATCGCATTGTTATCTTTTCTGATAGGGCTCATTTCTTCTCTTTGGCTTTTAGTAAAAGCGCCTTCCGGATTAACGATAAATCTTGTAGGTAGTTATGATTTATTGTTTAGTTTAAATTCTTTTTCAAAGTTTATTCTGGTATTTGTTAATTTCTTTGGTTTAATTGTCTGTTTTTTTTCAAGAGGTTATAACGAGATTAAGGATAATAGGCTGTATTTTAGCCTGCTTATCTGGTTGATCGCCTTTTCTAATTTAGCCTGCTTGAGCGCTGATTTTGTAATTTTTCTTTTTGGTTGGGGGGCTACATTAGCGTTACTTTATGCTTTATTAAACTTAGGCTCAAGTGTTTCCGCAAACAAAGCTTTGGTTGTTGTTGGATTCGGAGATTTTTCATTAATCTTAGGGGTATGTTTGTACATATTTATTACAGGATCTACTTTGATGCCTTTGTCAGCAAGCGTCCCATTAGATAGCCCGCTACATTGGTTGGCTTTTGTGTTAATGCTGATCGGTGCTTTTGCAAAAGCAGGATGCGCGCCGTTTCATACCTGGATTCCCACTGCCAGCGAATCCGCCCCTTTGCCGGTCATGGCGATATTGCCGGGCTCATTGGATAAATTGCTGGGGATCTATCTTCTAGCGAGGGTTTGCAGCGATTTCTTTGTTTTAAATAACGCAGCTTTAATGATTTTGCTATTAATCGGAAGCGCGACAATTATGTTTGCGGTGATGCTGGCTTTAATTCAACACGACTTAAGAAAATTGTTATCGTTTCATGCAATCAGCCAGGTTGGTTACATGGTTTTAGGTTTCGGTACCGGCCTTCCGATAGGAGCGTGTGGGGCGATATTCCATATGATTAATAACTCTATTTATAAAAGTGGCTTATTTCTAACCGGTGCGTGTGCCGCGCAAAAAAAGAATACATTTGAACTGGATAAAATGGGCGGGCTTGCTCGTTCAATGCCGGTAGTTTTTGTCTCGGGAGTTGTTTTTGCATTATCTATCTCTGGAGTGCCTCCATTTAACGGGTTTTCATCAAAATGGATGCTCTACCAAGGTGTTATATCAGCATTTTCAAATGCTTCTATCTCAATGAAAATAGTTTGCATATTAGCACTTTTGTCAGCGATGTTTGGAAGTGTTTTAACCTTGGCAAGTTTTATCAAGTTTATACATGCAATTTTCCTCGGAGAAGACAAGAAAGTAGAGGCGCTTCCCAAAATCTCGGCAACAATGCAGTTTCCTCTGTCTGTCTTAGCAATACTTTGTGTTTTGTTGGGTGTTTTTCCGTACTTTTTCATAAAATATTTTATCCAGCCTGTTTTTATGCAGGAAATAATGTTTACCGGGAATTGGAATAGCTTATTTGCTTTCATTTGGATATTCGTAGGTTTAGTTGCCGGGTTAATTTTCTATAATTCGCGGGAGGCTAAGTCTCAGAGGCAGGATAATTTATTTATAGGAGGGGAGGATGTGGCGACTTTCGGCCCAAGCTTCCCGGCAACAGAATTTTACAAGACATTAGAGAATATTCCTGTCCTAAGTAGGCTTTATTTGATTTTTAGTATAGAATCTTTTGATTTTTATAACTTAATAGGTGCAGTATTAAGGTTATTCGGGTACATAATTTATATTTTTATTGACCGCGTTACTGATGTTATTTCTAAATTACCGGTAAGTTTAATATCATTAATAGGTTTTTTATTTAAGCATAGATCGCGCTAAATATAAGCTCGGAGTTAATTAATTATAAAATGAGATATCCAAAGATTAGAGAGTTAAAAGAAGTAATAAGAGCATTAATTAAAGGCCCATTTACAAGTGATTTCCCGCGTAAGCCTCACAAGCCGTTTGAAAGATTTAGAGGCAGGCCATATTTTCACGAAGAGGATTGTGTGGGATGCACTGCCTGTGCTCAGGTTTGCCCTACTAAAGCAATTGAAGTTGTAGATGAGATCAAGGGCGGAAAAGCAAGGAGAGTTTTAATTGTGCATTGGGATATTTGTATTTTCTGCGGGCAGTGCCAGGCAAATTGCCTTACGCAAAAAGGTATTAAGCTTTCTCAGGAGTTTGATTTTGCTACTACAGAATCACGCCAAGATTTGTTCAACCGCGTTGAAAAAGAATTAATGCTATGCGAATGTTGCGGAGAAATTATTGTTCCGGTTGATCAATATAAATGGGTAGCTGATAGGTTAGGCC
Protein-coding sequences here:
- a CDS encoding proton-conducting transporter membrane subunit; its protein translation is MNALIICITLPFLAALLILILSKRLRSDLLTFALGSAFFASIFVIFSVIKHGQILFTKYICAWFSFSFIADGLSAFMASACALVSFLIVLYCRENSDAYGKRFYFWTALLVGNMLGLVFSANLILMLFFWEFASVCSWRLIRLNKDKESVKAASRAFITNLLGFFLLSAGIILIYINYHTLDLNSLRGANLTNLIAFLLFAGIVVRSAIFPLQSWLVEAAAAPTVVVALLSAVLFVKMGLYVFARVFSLTFLESALFINITLYFSVATLIVAAASALVETNIKKILVYSVISQIGYILIEFITQSTTSFKVGLIYLLAHCLAAAGLFLCAGIVEQKAKALNISDPGCSAKNFPKTSLAFLLCAFSVMGLPPFIGFWPKFFSILTLIRSGEIFAGVVAITGVLFTLFYLMRLYNRLFLSSNNDTLKENNNSIMVWVVLALGFLCLVLGVFFQGPFNLVSNLIK
- a CDS encoding proton-conducting transporter membrane subunit, producing MKTGLFLLFSLPLFLGFFILLIKPAKHRGNIALLSFLIGLISSLWLLVKAPSGLTINLVGSYDLLFSLNSFSKFILVFVNFFGLIVCFFSRGYNEIKDNRLYFSLLIWLIAFSNLACLSADFVIFLFGWGATLALLYALLNLGSSVSANKALVVVGFGDFSLILGVCLYIFITGSTLMPLSASVPLDSPLHWLAFVLMLIGAFAKAGCAPFHTWIPTASESAPLPVMAILPGSLDKLLGIYLLARVCSDFFVLNNAALMILLLIGSATIMFAVMLALIQHDLRKLLSFHAISQVGYMVLGFGTGLPIGACGAIFHMINNSIYKSGLFLTGACAAQKKNTFELDKMGGLARSMPVVFVSGVVFALSISGVPPFNGFSSKWMLYQGVISAFSNASISMKIVCILALLSAMFGSVLTLASFIKFIHAIFLGEDKKVEALPKISATMQFPLSVLAILCVLLGVFPYFFIKYFIQPVFMQEIMFTGNWNSLFAFIWIFVGLVAGLIFYNSREAKSQRQDNLFIGGEDVATFGPSFPATEFYKTLENIPVLSRLYLIFSIESFDFYNLIGAVLRLFGYIIYIFIDRVTDVISKLPVSLISLIGFLFKHRSR
- a CDS encoding 4Fe-4S dicluster domain-containing protein; this translates as MRYPKIRELKEVIRALIKGPFTSDFPRKPHKPFERFRGRPYFHEEDCVGCTACAQVCPTKAIEVVDEIKGGKARRVLIVHWDICIFCGQCQANCLTQKGIKLSQEFDFATTESRQDLFNRVEKELMLCECCGEIIVPVDQYKWVADRLGPLCFSNASLILFYLRNLGAVLKTNLSSKKETVSSRADRIKVLCPSCRRDAVVKS